Sequence from the Nitrospirota bacterium genome:
CAGGACAGCCCTTCTTATGGCAACGAGGTGGGGGGCTGATGTCTTAGGTCTTGGAGATAAGATAGGAAGCCTTGAGAAAGGGAAACGTGCAGATATTACAATTGTAAACCTCGAAAAACCCCACCTTACTCCGCTCTATGATATATACTCTCATATCGTTTATAGCATGAGGCCATCTGATGTCGAGACAGTTATAGTGGATGGTCGGGTGGTAATCAATGACGGAGAGCTTCAGACAACAGATGAGACTGAAATAATGGAAAAGGCTAAAAAATGGCAGGGAAAAATAAAATAGCTTACTGCCCTCTCTGTTTTCTGAGCCGTTCTCTTATCATTTCTTTTTCCTCCGGAGACAGATTTTTCCATTTTCTATAATTTTCTTTTAACCTTTGTCGCTCTTCAGGTGGTAGTTTTCTCCACCGCTCGTAATTCTTCTTAATCCTTTCCCTTTCTGCAGGAGGGAGTTCTTTGAATTTCCTGAACCGATCCCTTATTGTGTTTTTCTCCTCAGGAGGAAGGGCCTTAAATCGCTGAAAATTTTTCCTTATTGTTTCTCTTTCTTCCATCGGGAGTTCCTTCCATTCTTTATATGTTCCGGTTATCTTCTCACGTTCCTCAGGAGACATTTCCTGCCAGCGCCTGAGTTTTTCATTATAATTCTCGGATTCAGCCGCTGATGTCAGGGGGACTGTAAGTCCCAGAATGACCATAAAAACTAAAATTATCTGTTTCATTTCTTTCTCTCTTTCTCGCGGTTCTCTTTTTGAGGCATGACTTTGTCATCTGCCTCTATATCATCAAGGTTTTTATACATGTCCATAGACCTGAGAAGTTCGTAATTTTCCAGCATATCAAGAAGTCTTACAATCTCCTCCTCTTCTTTTTTTGTATGTTGCTCCTGCCTGGGGGGTAAAAAATCTCTCTGGGCAACAAGAAGAATCAAAATTGCCAGGGAGAACAGCCTCATGCCCTGTGCATTGCCTCAATTTCTTCAAGGTGTTGTAAGACCTCCAGGTTTTGATAGACGTCAAGACCCCTGAGGATTTCATAATTGCTTGAGATAAAGGCATCCTCCTGCCTTGATTCATATAAGCGCAGCCCTCCAAATACGACAAGAAGTAATGTCAAAACTCCAGCAGTTACAGGCACGAGTCTCGACGTGAAGAATCTTTTTTGCGCCTTTCTGTTCTTTATTTTCCAGTAAACCCTGCCGAGATATTTATTCCAGAAGGCCCCGGGCATTTCTAACTCTTTGACCTCTACCGCATTTAGGGTCATTTTGAGTTTTTTCCATGATGTAGCGCACATTTCGCAATCCTCAAGGTGTTTGCTTATTTCCGCATCCATCGAAGGCTCGGTCTCTTTGTAGTAATAGGCGATTAACTCTTTTTCTATTTCTTTACATTTCATTGTAGAAACCCTTCAGTCTTTTCTGAAGCCCTTTAACTGCCCTGAACAGATGGGCCTTGACTGTCCCTTCAGCGCAGTTAAGAACCTCGGAAATCTCATGTATCTTCATTCCCCTTAAATGTTTCATCACAAAGACCTCACGCTGTTTCGCAGGAAGCTTCCTGACAGCGGCTGTTATTGCGCTATTGAGTTGTCTGCTTAAAAGTTCCCTCTCCACATTGTCTTTTGCCTTGATTTCGATTGTTTTTTCTTCATCAGTGTCTGGGAATATATTAAGGGAAATGATTGATGCGAACTTATTTTTCCTGTAATGTTTCCGGCAGAGATTTATAATAATTCTGTAAAACCATGTCTTGAAACTACAATCCCCCCTAAACCCCTTTATCTTTGTATATACAATGGCAAAGGCCTCCTGAGAGACATCTTCGGCATCTTCGATGCTGCCTACCATATTATAGGCTAAGGAAAACCCCATTCTTTTATACCTCTCTACAAGCTCATTAAAGGCCTCGGCATCTCCAGCCTTCAGACCCTTTATTAAGTCCTCATCCGTAAGCTGGATGTCTCTATCCATCAAATCTTAGGC
This genomic interval carries:
- a CDS encoding DUF3106 domain-containing protein, coding for MKQIILVFMVILGLTVPLTSAAESENYNEKLRRWQEMSPEEREKITGTYKEWKELPMEERETIRKNFQRFKALPPEEKNTIRDRFRKFKELPPAERERIKKNYERWRKLPPEERQRLKENYRKWKNLSPEEKEMIRERLRKQRGQ
- a CDS encoding RNA polymerase sigma factor → MDRDIQLTDEDLIKGLKAGDAEAFNELVERYKRMGFSLAYNMVGSIEDAEDVSQEAFAIVYTKIKGFRGDCSFKTWFYRIIINLCRKHYRKNKFASIISLNIFPDTDEEKTIEIKAKDNVERELLSRQLNSAITAAVRKLPAKQREVFVMKHLRGMKIHEISEVLNCAEGTVKAHLFRAVKGLQKRLKGFYNEM